The following proteins are encoded in a genomic region of Solea senegalensis isolate Sse05_10M linkage group LG5, IFAPA_SoseM_1, whole genome shotgun sequence:
- the tbx16 gene encoding T-box transcription factor 16 → MQSIIDLKPNFNCPPPPSSMAAGPDAYLQGNIRMTLEDPELWRTFHEIGTEMIITKPGRRMFPHCKVNLTGLIPCAKYILLVDMVPEDGFRYKWNKEKWEVAGKAEPQPPCRTYLHPDSPAPGSHWMKQSVSFLKLKLTNNTLDQHGHIILHSMHRYHPRFHIVQADDLFSVRWSVFQTFTFPETSFTAVTAYQNTKITKLKIDHNPFAKGFREEGTNKKRRPNKSPSCLEKRQKMSDMRDSEEENPQDFLHSSYEGYDGDEAELPKKKEVDDIKEERYSPWTAEREHRARTESPAGADARDLYNAEQLVPAPASYPLYRFHEYGKSPSPSSSVSSSNGGSERGSFESRVPDVATVPDHDSSKPHDVAGPSPCGPQHLPGPQDYPGVLNMTVAQAGKPGVIGHHIYSPYNAEQPLGQWSNPGPAQYPPPHHLTADYTAQAVHHGYHHGNVAEWSQYPLFSYSCW, encoded by the exons ATGCAGTCCATCATAG ACTTGAAGCCCAATTTCAACTGCCCTCCTCCGCCGTCCTCCATGGCTGCCGGGCCTGATGCTTATCTCCAGGGTAACATCAGGATGACTCTGGAGGACCCTGAACTCTGGAGGACCTTTCATGAGATCGGGACCGAGATGATCATCACTAAACCTGGAAG GAGGATGTTTCCACACTGTAAAGTGAATCTCACCGGCCTTATTCCCTGTGCCAAGTACATCCTGCTGGTGGATATGGTGCCAGAGGACGGGTTCAGGTACAAG TGGAATAAAGAGAAATGGGAGGTGGCAGGAAAAGCGGAGCCCCAGCCTCCCTGCAGGACCTACCTCCACCCCGACTCTCCAGCACCGGGGAGCCACTGGATGAAGCAGTCCGTCTCCTTCCTCAAGCTCAAGCTCACCAACAACACACTGGACCAGCACGGCCAT ATCATCTTGCACTCCATGCACCGATACCACCCGCGCTTCCACATCGTCCAGGCCGACGACCTGTTCAGCGTCCGCTGGAGCGTCTTCCAGACCTTCACCTTCCCCGAGACGTCCTTCACGGCCGTCACCGCCTACCAGAACACCAAG ATCACTAAACTGAAGATTGATCACAACCCGTTTGCTAAAGGTTTTCGAGAGGAGGGTACCAATAAGAAAAG GCGTCCCAACAAGAGCCCGTCCTGCCTGGAGAAGCGGCAGAAGATGTCTGACATGAGGGACTCCGAGGAGGAAAATCCACAAG attTCCTCCACTCGTCATACGAGGGCTACGACGGAGACGAAGCCGAGCTGCCCAAAAAGAAAGAGGTGGACGACATCAAAGAGGAGCGCTACTCGCCGTGGACGGCGGAGAGGGAGCACCGGGCGAGGACGGAGTCTCCCGCCGGGGCCGACGCCAGAGATCTGTACAACGCAGAGCAGCTCGTTCCTGCTCCCGCTTCTTATCCGCTGTACAG GTTCCATGAGTACGGGAAGTCTCCCTCACCCTCCTCcagcgtcagcagcagcaacggcGGCTCAGAGCGCGGCAGCTTCGAGTCCAGGGTCCCCGACGTCGCCACCGTGCCTGATCACGACTCGTCCAAGCCGCACGACGTCGCCGGACCCTCGCCGTGTGGCCCCCAGCACTTGCCGGGCCCCCAGGACTACCCCGGGGTTCTCAACATGACCGTGGCGCAGGCTGGGAAACCGGGAGTCATCGGCCACCACATCTACAGCCCCTACAACGCCGAGCAGCCTCTGGGCCAGTGGAGCAACCCCGGTCCGGCCCAGTATCCACCCCCTCACCACCTGACCGCTGACTACACCGCGCAGGCCGTGCACCACGGCTATCACCATGGCAACGTGGCCGAGTGGAGCCAGTACCCGCTGTTCTCGTATTCCTGCTGGTGA